The DNA segment ACCCGTCACACAACAACCAGCGAGGTATCCCAGCAACAGTGTTCTGCATTTGAGGCAAGATGAATGAATTATGACAATTAAACCTCAGAAAGTCTCTAGCTCTAAGCTGATTTCCTTTCCTGGAAACAAAATATTAAGTCTTTTTCATCTCTATTTCACAGagtaattcaaataatattataacGTGCTGCTCGCAGCAACTTTTTCcattataaacaaatacaaaataaaacaaaacacccaaAATCCTACTTTAAGACCAACCGAGGGAGGAGGGGTTGTGGGAACAGTGTGCTTGAGACCAGTGACCTCTGACTTCTCGACTGCTACAAATGCTCCCTGACTGACCCAGTGGGCGGAGCCCCTGCCTGTCACTCACATTTGGACACGCCCCCTTCAGGAGGCATCATTCAATGCCTCTTTTTTTGTCctattttttggtgtttttagtgtcttatttaaatgtgcactgtataaatagacacacacaaaGGCCTTCTGAGTATGGGAGAGATGCGAGGGAACTTCCAAAGGGAACACAAAATTAGAAGTGGGGAATTGAAGTCAGAACAAGTCTGATTGTATCTCAAGCCTTATTATGTCTAGACGCTCCTTTCTGTGAAGCTTCAATAATGGCGGCGGCAGCTGGCTGAGTATATTAATAGATAAACCATTTGAGCAGGTACAGCTCAGAATCTGTCCTATTGCTTTTGATGTTTGGAAACACTGAAAATGTACAATTCAATGGGCAAATACATCAGACTTTCGAAGTGGTCCCCATTTTCAGTTGACCGATAGCTCCTTAGTCTCGTCTCGAAATAAAGCAACCGTCCCTGCggatataaatacaattttacatttgaGTGCTTGGTTGATTCCCCTGCCTGTGTCTTTCACCGACGGCCCTTCTCCCATTCCTCAACCTTGTTGAACAAGCTCGGAACGTGTGCGCAGTTGCGTACGTGTGTCTACTGCAGTTTCAGGTAGCTGGGAATAGAGTAGTTGAACATTAAAAAGTCCAGTTTGTAGAGTTGGTACAGCTGGCTTTGCTGCTGAGAGCTGATGTTGTTGAAAAACATGGCTGCCATTTGGTCGGTGGTACGGGTGGATTTGGCATACGTCGGGAAGCGCAAGGAGTTGCCCACCCCTGCCAGTTTGAGCACGTAGTTGGCGTCCTCCTCTAGAGTCTCGTACTTGCCCACCAGGTCGTAGTGGATGTGGCAGGGGTGGCAGAGCGAGTAGACCGTCTGCCAGTGTTCGTTGAGCGGAGCTTCTCTCTGAGTGCCCGGGTCCACCAGGTACTCAGCGAACTCTTGGAACTTCACGTCGGCGCCACTTTGCAGCGCCTCAGTTGTTGCATTCTTGCGGTACCGCCGCACGATCTTCGTCCCGTATCGTTTGTGAAACGAGGTGTTATATCGAAGTGTGAATTTGTTACGGTAGGCCGAAACCAACCGCTCGAAGGGCTCGCGCACGAAGAGGAACTTGACATAGCTCTTTAGCCGGTGGTTGATGTCGGAAATGCTGTATTGGTTGAGGGTCTTGAGGTTGGAGGGCACGTGGGCTTCGTTCGACGGGATCTCCATGGGGTCGCTGTACTTACCCCGGCTGCTCAGCACCATCATTACTCGCTTCCAGTTGGTGCAGGCCACTTTGGGGACGTAGCAGTAGATCAGCTCGTGCTCCTCGTCCACCACCAGGTGCTTGAGGTCGCTGGGGGTCAGCACGCGGCGCTTGCGGCTGGACGCGCTGTGGGCGCGACATGTGTCTGCCACCTGATCCCGCCGGGCCTGATGCAACACCGCCGCCGCAGAGAACTCGGcctgagaaagagaagaagacaAGGTTATGGTATTAATGAGAAAACCGATAAAGTAGGTTGAATGGTTGAACATAGCTCTGGGGCATCCAGTTCTGCTCCTGGAGGTCCAGTGTCCTGAGGAGTTTAACTCCAACCAGGTCCAACACACTTggctggaagtttctagtgagtctgaagatCTCGATTGCTTTGGTTCAGGAGTGTTTAATTAAgtttggagctaaattctgcaggacagtgaccctccAGGACCCAGTTTGGACACCCCGGCATAGCTATAGCAATGCAAAGATCAACTGATAAAttctaaacaaatcaataaaacaacaaaatgtagaCATTCAATGTAATGTAAGtggttttggataaaagcatcaacaaatgcataaatgtgaatataaatgtaaagactCATTTCAAATGTGCCGTTTAAAGCAATGTACAGACCATACAGTAAATCAGCTGGCTGCCATAAAGGGGAAAGTTTTGCACCagacaatattattaaaatcttagCTTAAATCCTCTACAGATGGACACTTAATTCTGCTTGCAGAGATTTTCCATCCTGCCAATCTTAGTTTTAATCCTATAAGTTTAGTTTTGATGCAACATCCTGTCATTTCAAATAACAAGTGTGTTTAATCAGAGTAAATTAACTTTGAAGAAAGGTAGatctgtgtgagaaaaatatttaaatatcccaAATGAATAACTGACTGTACTGTCACTATACTGAAGCCAATGCAAATTATTAATATCTTATCTTCAGACCGAGCTGACTTTGATTTCctacttttttttataactgtcaataaaattacatgagaattttgacacatttttaaaaatacaaaattaaagtttaattttaaattaactttcacaatcttaaaaaaaaaaaaaaaaaaaaaaaaaacattttgatataaGATACTGTGCCTCATTTTGGCCAAATTATAACAGTAAGCTTTGCGGATaaaacaatcccagaatgcactgcactGCACTAAGGGAAAAATTTATCCAAGACATCTGATAAAGGTGAGatgaatattgtaaaaatactttCCAAATGAgtttaatctaattaaaattGACTATTTCATCCAAGTGCTTTTTGTTATCATATAAAGGTCAAATTCTATTGCAGTCGATTGTAAGTCTTCCAGCGAGCAGCGctattttgtggtgtttttcctATTAAAGAGTGCTCTTAAAATCCTGAACTTCTTCCACTCTGTAACAAAAGCAGTAAACACACCATCTCATCTCACCACGTCAAACAAACCCAAGACTTCTGTACAGTGCTGCTGAATGCCGGAGGCAGTGAAAGCGGAATCTTGCTGAGCTGTGTTGACCCTTCCCTCAATCTGCTCAACAGGGGCCAAAAGTTAAAGGTCAGTCTTTCAGGTCAGTGGTGAATGTTTGACTAACAATGCAGTATTTAGCATATTTGCAGGAGGTGTTCTAGTAATTCAGACATGCACTGGAATACTggaaattctatctatctatctatctatctatctatctatctatctatctatctatctatccatctatttatggatctatctatttatctatccatctatccatctttttgtgtgaactattcccaTTTGAGATATCTTTAGTAGTCGAAATCGATATTTCTAGCTCTGGTTTCACTCGGTTTCATCAAGTTTCTTCATGTTGGATGTAATCTAACATTTACAAAGAGAACAGCACTGTACACTTCTCCAAAATCATTATTCAAACCTACAGCCACCCAcatactctgtctctctctctctctgtgtgtgtgtgtctcagcctCTTTCACTCTCTTTTATACACACCCACTCTCATCAGTTTAAGCGCTCTATTCCAGTGGAATTTTCCCAGAGTGTGTGGCCAGTATCTCCGACAGGTTCTGAGATTCCTTGAATAAAGAGCCATTGCATCACCTTTTTAGCATAGAAATTGATATGGAAACTGAAACCATGTCTTTGCAGATACACAATGCAAGATTATATTGTGCAGACATttattcttaaagggacagttcacacaaaaattacaattctgtcattttctctccctcatgtcattccaaatctttaTGACGTGCTTTCTTCTGCAAAATGTCTTTCTTTAGTCTTCTGCAGCTTTGTAAGATATATCACAAAAGACCTGATATtgtacttttatggtgctttttgtcatttttaaagcttGTTACCTTTCATCTATATCTGCTTATCTGCTAAATGATGatgattttcaatgtttttttgcatgagttattcctttaaattttaaaagtttatatgaGACTGGCAGCATGAAATAATTAATTGCAATGAATAATCATAATGAAATTAACTCTCTCTTCCACTCAGTAGCTccataaaattgttaaaaatacacACTGAACCTCATCATTAGCAGGAGAATGTCTGTATTTGGCAGAGCCGTTCAAAACGCTGAGAGCATTTCTGGGAAGTGCGGTCTCTATACATATATAGCTAATGATACAGTGTCCACCCCAGTTCCTGCAGACACGTCAGGACTTTGGTAATAGAAAACCTTGATATAAAAGCTCGAGCGGATTTACCCGCTATCTACCCTGAACTCCATTATGCAGGGGTATAGATAGGAGAAATGGGGTCGTAATAGGTAAAAAAGGAGGTGAAGAGCTGTAAATTTGAGGCAAATTAAGGTTGGATGGCTCCTGGTTTAGCCACTTTTCTCCTTCACTGAAAAACCTCTGCGGGTCCATTTTCTACAAACCTGTTTTCTGCTATTTTTTCAcaccttcctctctctctgatcTGTAATGCAATCGACCATGGCATCTCCACAACAGTACATCCACAGGGCCAGTTCAAAgcacagagagtgtgtgtgatcgTGAGCTGTGTGTTGAGAGGACTAACCAAAGCTACGTTCAGTCAGTCTGTGTTTTGGATTGAAAGTCATGTTTACCAACAGATGTGACTCTCAAATAGCCCTGTTCATACAACAGCTTACAGAAGCATCTCtaatactgtctgtatgaacaaATACCTGAAGTCACGCTCCTTTGCTGTTGTCACAATAGCTATGAATAACAGAGATTGTACTTCCATAATACTAGAAAATAGTGGTCAACCGATGAGGTTGTCACAGAAGAGCAACTTGTACATTATGACCAGCCAATTAGCTGCTATTCATTTTATTGCATCTAAAGTAGCTGAGCACTGTATCCTAACTGAGGCTACCGTCCACAGGTTTGTAATCTATTCCCGCCTGTTTCTCTCCTGCGCTCACACAGATCCAGCATCAATCTTCAACACACACTTTCACCTCATTATCACAGAGCAGACAACGATGCTAAGATATATGGGCTTTCTCTCAGCctatctttctttgtttctctctctccctccctcagtatctctctctctcagacaaaAACACA comes from the Cyprinus carpio isolate SPL01 chromosome B4, ASM1834038v1, whole genome shotgun sequence genome and includes:
- the LOC109083740 gene encoding carbohydrate sulfotransferase 11-like isoform X1 yields the protein MKQTLLDLMRMSRICRMVLATCLGSFILVIFYFQSMFQPVMRRNPFTAEGCCRKGSKNALQELYNPTQAEFSAAAVLHQARRDQVADTCRAHSASSRKRRVLTPSDLKHLVVDEEHELIYCYVPKVACTNWKRVMMVLSSRGKYSDPMEIPSNEAHVPSNLKTLNQYSISDINHRLKSYVKFLFVREPFERLVSAYRNKFTLRYNTSFHKRYGTKIVRRYRKNATTEALQSGADVKFQEFAEYLVDPGTQREAPLNEHWQTVYSLCHPCHIHYDLVGKYETLEEDANYVLKLAGVGNSLRFPTYAKSTRTTDQMAAMFFNNISSQQQSQLYQLYKLDFLMFNYSIPSYLKLQ
- the LOC109083740 gene encoding carbohydrate sulfotransferase 11-like isoform X2 produces the protein MKQTLLDLMRMSRICRMVLATCLGSFILVIFYFQIMRRNPFTAEGCCRKGSKNALQELYNPTQAEFSAAAVLHQARRDQVADTCRAHSASSRKRRVLTPSDLKHLVVDEEHELIYCYVPKVACTNWKRVMMVLSSRGKYSDPMEIPSNEAHVPSNLKTLNQYSISDINHRLKSYVKFLFVREPFERLVSAYRNKFTLRYNTSFHKRYGTKIVRRYRKNATTEALQSGADVKFQEFAEYLVDPGTQREAPLNEHWQTVYSLCHPCHIHYDLVGKYETLEEDANYVLKLAGVGNSLRFPTYAKSTRTTDQMAAMFFNNISSQQQSQLYQLYKLDFLMFNYSIPSYLKLQ